The proteins below come from a single Panicum hallii strain FIL2 chromosome 7, PHallii_v3.1, whole genome shotgun sequence genomic window:
- the LOC112901209 gene encoding protein NRT1/ PTR FAMILY 4.4-like isoform X2 → MAGEEVYVDWRGNAVDERRHGGIRATLFLYVLFMLRSCPSSSNFSVVAYFQGTLHLDIVTSSTVIGYLVGTVLISAALMNFISDAYIKRTTAIFVFGPCVVLGYMLLALQAHFPSLHPETCEIKKELNNCKPAKGWNLILLYMSLLLFAVGEGCMRSCIPSLGGDQFSNDDPKKSQLKRLLVAASGMPFYRMQKPIGSPLTRTLEVLVISSKKRQAIVDVMELQETGRADCIQKSGITQVDETKAITRMLPIFISCLVIYLPFTLLMTLTIQVGSTMDRGVGTIQIPSASLIAIPTAFHVLMQPCYSQILTPLLRTTIGHDCSITPLQRIGAGSVCGTTAACIATLVEVKRMTIVEQHGLTLTGTAVPMSVFWLVIQFFLLSIMDAASFGGLVEFIKSEAPPTMKPIAPAVQSFLAGLAAWSCCAFIQLVNRATRHGDGGRGWLDGTSFNRTRLDHFFLLLAIFELVALINYTFWARRYTRKLQRVRTVGLDEDNSRN, encoded by the exons ATGGCTGGTGAAGAAGTGTATGTGGACTGGAGAGGGAATGCGGTGGATGAGAGGAGGCACGGAGGCATCAGGGCGACACTGTTCCTCTACG TTTTATTCATGCTGAGAAGCTGCCCTAGCAGCTCAAACTTCAGTGTGGTGGCCTATTTCCAAGGGACGTTGCATCTGGATATTGTGACCTCATCAACTGTGATCGGTTACCTGGTTGGCACCGTGTTGATATCTGCTGCACTGATGAACTTCATCTCTGATGCATATATTAAGCGAACCACTGCTATATTTGTATTTGGCCCCTGTGTGGTCCTG GGTTATATGTTGCTAGCACTGCAAGCTCATTTTCCTTCACTTCATCCTGAAACTTGCGAGATAAAGAAAGAACTAAACAACTGTAAGCCAGCTAAAGGTTGGAACTTGATATTGCTCTACATGAGCTTACTATTGTTCGCTGTTGGTGAGGGCTGCATGCGTTCTTGCATACCATCCCTTGGTGGAGATCAGTTCAGCAATGATGACCCAAAAAAATCACAGCTCAAGA GGCTGCTTGTGGCAGCCAGTGGAATGCCTTTCTATCGAATGCAGAAGCCTATCGGAAGTCCTCTAACTAGAACATTGGAG GTTCTTGTCATTTCATCAAAGAAGAGGCAAGCCATTGTAGATGTTATGGAGCTGCAAGAAACCGGCAGAGCAGACTGCATCCAAAAATCTGG CATTACTCAAGTTGATGAAACAAAGGCTATCACCCGAATGCTTCCAATCTTTATCAGCTGCTTGGTAATCTACTTGCCATTCACGCTGTTGATGACATTAACCATACAAGTTGGCAGCACAATGGACAGAGGGGTAGGAACAATCCAGATACCTTCTGCCTCTCTCATAGCAATCCCAACAGCATTCCATGTGCTGATGCAGCCATGCTACAGCCAAATCTTGACACCTCTGCTGAGAACAACCATAGGCCACGATTGCAGTATCACCCCACTGCAGCGTATTGGTGCTGGTTCAGTTTGTGGGACAACAGCGGCATGCATCGCCACATTGGTGGAGGTAAAAAGAATGACTATTGTGGAGCAGCACGGGTTAACATTGACAGGAACCGCTGTGCCAATGTCTGTCTTCTGGCTGGTGATCCAGTTCTTCCTGCTAAGTATCATGGATGCAGCATCCTTCGGTGGATTGGTTGAGTTCATCAAGAGTGAGGCGcctccaacaatgaagccgatcgCACCAGCAGTGCAGTCTTTTCTGGCTGGACTGGCTGCCTGGTCATGTTGCGCCTTCATTCAGCTCGTGAACAGAGCGACAAGGCATGGAGACGGCGGTAGAGGATGGCTGGATGGAACAAGCTTCAACAGAACACGCCTTGATCACTTCTTCCTGTTACTGGCAATCTTCGAGCTGGTGGCATTGATCAATTACACTTTCTGGGCCAGGCGATACACGAGGAAGCTGCAACGCGTCAGAACTGTCGGATTAGACGAGGACAACTCAAGAAATTAA
- the LOC112899667 gene encoding protein NRT1/ PTR FAMILY 4.5-like isoform X1, translating into MQPILLGDDLFSSQLTTDLASKNYLLRTCMSLLIPIYLYILLLSDGCIGRTVIKREKKVFCSTMAIGGFVDWRGNPIKRKVHGGVRAAWFMYFLTVATNMVNVPILLNLVTYLRGTMHMGVSGSATTVTNFVGATSGFSLIGAFLSDSYITRSKTILLFGPLEFLGYGLLALQAHVPSLHPPPCNIEAELSNCKEVRGWNATLFYTALYISAFGEGCMRACLPSLGANQFDHEDLSESRQQSSFFNWFTFGISFGGFVGLIFMVWLANYKGWDIGLGLSAILILLGLLVVAAGLPFYRNQVPEGSPLTRILQVLVVAFRNRRFELCEELEEAQESSAERGSTKVLSQTNSLKFLDKACINHGNEGAWSLCSMTKVEETKIVLRMLPLFVSSMIGYVSNPIIFTFTVQQGGMTNTRLGKIHVSPATLFIIPITFQMVMLAIYDRFIVPFLRKRTGYSNGITHLQRIGIGFASMVLASIIAAVVERKRKEDAVQMSLFWLVPQFFLLGVSDVTSFPGLLEFFNSEAPRGMKSIATALFWCEIGLASLLATFLVQVVNRATRHGHKGGWLEGTSLNNSHLDLFYWVVAVVGLLGFVNYLYWAKKYVYHQDPRIIDEPSVDQDSP; encoded by the exons ATGCAGCCTATTCTGCTGGGAGATGATTTATTCAGCAGCCAGCTAACAACAGATCTTGCATCCAAGAATTATCTACTCAG GACTTGTATGTCTCTTCTGATTCCAATATACCTATATATCCTGCTTCTTTCAGAC GGATGCATTGGGCGGACAGTAATCAAGAGGGAGAAGAAAGTTTTCTGTAGTACCATGGCGATTGGTGGTTTTGTGGACTGGAGAGGAAACCCCATCAAGAGAAAGGTGCACGGAGGGGTCAGGGCAGCATGGTTTATGTACT TCCTGACAGTTGCAACAAACATGGTGAATGTCCCAATTTTGCTGAATTTAGTCACCTATCTCCGAGGAACAATGCATATGGGAGTATCGGGCTCAGCGACCACAGTCACTAATTTTGTTGGTGCCACATCTGGATTTTCTTTGATAGGAGCTTTCCTCTCAGATTCTTATATCACTCGTTCTAAAACTATACTTCTGTTTGGTCCATTGGAGTTTCTG GGCTATGGATTGCTTGCACTGCAAGCCCACGTTCCATCACTCCATCCACCACCTTGCAACATTGAAGCTGAACTCAGTAACTGCAAAGAGGTCCGTGGCTGGAACGCTACACTATTTTATACAGCCTTGTATATCAGTGCATTTGGTGAAGGTTGCATGCGTGCTTGCTTGCCATCCCTCGGAGCAAATCAGTTTGACCATGAAGATCTCTCTGAGTCCCGCCAACAGTCCAGCTTCTTTAACTGGTTCACCTTTGGGATCTCCTTTGGAGGTTTTGTGGGGCTAATTTTCATGGTGTGGCTTGCGAACTACAAGGGGTGGGACATAGGACTTGGCTTGTCTGCCATCCTAATTCTGCTTGGGTTGCTTGTGGTCGCAGCTGGCCTCCCTTTCTACCGCAACCAAGTACCTGAAGGAAGCCCTCTAACTCGAATCCTGCAG GTTCTTGTGGTTGCATTCAGAAACAGGAGGTTTGAGCTGTGTGAGGAGCTGGAAGAAGCACAGGAAAGCAGTGCTGAGCGAGGCTCTACTAAAGTACTCTCCCAAACAAATAGCCTCAA ATTCCTCGATAAAGCCTGCATTAACCATGGCAATGAAGGAGCCTGGTCACTCTGCAGTATGACGAAGGTGGAAGAGACAAAGATTGTGCTCCGAATGCTTCCTCTGTTTGTCagctccatgattggatatgTATCGAACCCTATCATCTTCACATTCACCGTGCAGCAAGGTGGCATGACAAACACAAGGCTGGGCAAGATCCATGTTTCCCCTGCAACACTCTTCATCATTCCCATCACATTCCAAATGGTAATGCTTGCAATCTATGACCGGTTCATAGTGCCATTCTTGCGCAAGCGCACAGGCTATTCCAATGGCATCACTCATTTGCAGCGGATTGGAATAGGCTTTGCCTCCATGGTTCTTGCATCGATAATCGCAGCAGTTGttgagagaaagagaaaggaagATGCAGTGCAGATGTCCCTGTTCTGGCTTGTGCCTCAGTTCTTCCTTCTGGGCGTATCGGATGTCACGTCATTTCCTGGGCTCCTTGAGTTCTTCAACAGTGAGGCGCCTCGGGGCATGAAGTCCATCGCAACAGCATTGTTCTGGTGTGAGATAGGTCTTGCATCGTTGCTGGCCACCTTCCTGGTGCAAGTGGTGAACAGAGCCACGAGGCATGGGCACAAGGGAGGGTGGCTCGAGGGAACGAGCTTGAACAACAGCCATCTTGACCTGTTCTACTGGGTTGTGGCTGTTGTTGGATTACTTGGATTCGTTAACTACCTGTACTGGGCAAAGAAGTATGTCTACCATCAGGATCCACGCATCATCGATGAGCCATCGGTTGATCAAGATTCACCTTAA
- the LOC112899667 gene encoding protein NRT1/ PTR FAMILY 4.5-like isoform X2, with translation MSLLIPIYLYILLLSDGCIGRTVIKREKKVFCSTMAIGGFVDWRGNPIKRKVHGGVRAAWFMYFLTVATNMVNVPILLNLVTYLRGTMHMGVSGSATTVTNFVGATSGFSLIGAFLSDSYITRSKTILLFGPLEFLGYGLLALQAHVPSLHPPPCNIEAELSNCKEVRGWNATLFYTALYISAFGEGCMRACLPSLGANQFDHEDLSESRQQSSFFNWFTFGISFGGFVGLIFMVWLANYKGWDIGLGLSAILILLGLLVVAAGLPFYRNQVPEGSPLTRILQVLVVAFRNRRFELCEELEEAQESSAERGSTKVLSQTNSLKFLDKACINHGNEGAWSLCSMTKVEETKIVLRMLPLFVSSMIGYVSNPIIFTFTVQQGGMTNTRLGKIHVSPATLFIIPITFQMVMLAIYDRFIVPFLRKRTGYSNGITHLQRIGIGFASMVLASIIAAVVERKRKEDAVQMSLFWLVPQFFLLGVSDVTSFPGLLEFFNSEAPRGMKSIATALFWCEIGLASLLATFLVQVVNRATRHGHKGGWLEGTSLNNSHLDLFYWVVAVVGLLGFVNYLYWAKKYVYHQDPRIIDEPSVDQDSP, from the exons ATGTCTCTTCTGATTCCAATATACCTATATATCCTGCTTCTTTCAGAC GGATGCATTGGGCGGACAGTAATCAAGAGGGAGAAGAAAGTTTTCTGTAGTACCATGGCGATTGGTGGTTTTGTGGACTGGAGAGGAAACCCCATCAAGAGAAAGGTGCACGGAGGGGTCAGGGCAGCATGGTTTATGTACT TCCTGACAGTTGCAACAAACATGGTGAATGTCCCAATTTTGCTGAATTTAGTCACCTATCTCCGAGGAACAATGCATATGGGAGTATCGGGCTCAGCGACCACAGTCACTAATTTTGTTGGTGCCACATCTGGATTTTCTTTGATAGGAGCTTTCCTCTCAGATTCTTATATCACTCGTTCTAAAACTATACTTCTGTTTGGTCCATTGGAGTTTCTG GGCTATGGATTGCTTGCACTGCAAGCCCACGTTCCATCACTCCATCCACCACCTTGCAACATTGAAGCTGAACTCAGTAACTGCAAAGAGGTCCGTGGCTGGAACGCTACACTATTTTATACAGCCTTGTATATCAGTGCATTTGGTGAAGGTTGCATGCGTGCTTGCTTGCCATCCCTCGGAGCAAATCAGTTTGACCATGAAGATCTCTCTGAGTCCCGCCAACAGTCCAGCTTCTTTAACTGGTTCACCTTTGGGATCTCCTTTGGAGGTTTTGTGGGGCTAATTTTCATGGTGTGGCTTGCGAACTACAAGGGGTGGGACATAGGACTTGGCTTGTCTGCCATCCTAATTCTGCTTGGGTTGCTTGTGGTCGCAGCTGGCCTCCCTTTCTACCGCAACCAAGTACCTGAAGGAAGCCCTCTAACTCGAATCCTGCAG GTTCTTGTGGTTGCATTCAGAAACAGGAGGTTTGAGCTGTGTGAGGAGCTGGAAGAAGCACAGGAAAGCAGTGCTGAGCGAGGCTCTACTAAAGTACTCTCCCAAACAAATAGCCTCAA ATTCCTCGATAAAGCCTGCATTAACCATGGCAATGAAGGAGCCTGGTCACTCTGCAGTATGACGAAGGTGGAAGAGACAAAGATTGTGCTCCGAATGCTTCCTCTGTTTGTCagctccatgattggatatgTATCGAACCCTATCATCTTCACATTCACCGTGCAGCAAGGTGGCATGACAAACACAAGGCTGGGCAAGATCCATGTTTCCCCTGCAACACTCTTCATCATTCCCATCACATTCCAAATGGTAATGCTTGCAATCTATGACCGGTTCATAGTGCCATTCTTGCGCAAGCGCACAGGCTATTCCAATGGCATCACTCATTTGCAGCGGATTGGAATAGGCTTTGCCTCCATGGTTCTTGCATCGATAATCGCAGCAGTTGttgagagaaagagaaaggaagATGCAGTGCAGATGTCCCTGTTCTGGCTTGTGCCTCAGTTCTTCCTTCTGGGCGTATCGGATGTCACGTCATTTCCTGGGCTCCTTGAGTTCTTCAACAGTGAGGCGCCTCGGGGCATGAAGTCCATCGCAACAGCATTGTTCTGGTGTGAGATAGGTCTTGCATCGTTGCTGGCCACCTTCCTGGTGCAAGTGGTGAACAGAGCCACGAGGCATGGGCACAAGGGAGGGTGGCTCGAGGGAACGAGCTTGAACAACAGCCATCTTGACCTGTTCTACTGGGTTGTGGCTGTTGTTGGATTACTTGGATTCGTTAACTACCTGTACTGGGCAAAGAAGTATGTCTACCATCAGGATCCACGCATCATCGATGAGCCATCGGTTGATCAAGATTCACCTTAA
- the LOC112901209 gene encoding protein NRT1/ PTR FAMILY 4.5-like isoform X1, translating into MAGEEVYVDWRGNAVDERRHGGIRATLFLYVLFMLRSCPSSSNFSVVAYFQGTLHLDIVTSSTVIGYLVGTVLISAALMNFISDAYIKRTTAIFVFGPCVVLGYMLLALQAHFPSLHPETCEIKKELNNCKPAKGWNLILLYMSLLLFAVGEGCMRSCIPSLGGDQFSNDDPKKSQLKSMFLIWLKFANSLGAIIGLVFLVWIENNLGWNIGFMICALVVLVGLLVAASGMPFYRMQKPIGSPLTRTLEVLVISSKKRQAIVDVMELQETGRADCIQKSGITQVDETKAITRMLPIFISCLVIYLPFTLLMTLTIQVGSTMDRGVGTIQIPSASLIAIPTAFHVLMQPCYSQILTPLLRTTIGHDCSITPLQRIGAGSVCGTTAACIATLVEVKRMTIVEQHGLTLTGTAVPMSVFWLVIQFFLLSIMDAASFGGLVEFIKSEAPPTMKPIAPAVQSFLAGLAAWSCCAFIQLVNRATRHGDGGRGWLDGTSFNRTRLDHFFLLLAIFELVALINYTFWARRYTRKLQRVRTVGLDEDNSRN; encoded by the exons ATGGCTGGTGAAGAAGTGTATGTGGACTGGAGAGGGAATGCGGTGGATGAGAGGAGGCACGGAGGCATCAGGGCGACACTGTTCCTCTACG TTTTATTCATGCTGAGAAGCTGCCCTAGCAGCTCAAACTTCAGTGTGGTGGCCTATTTCCAAGGGACGTTGCATCTGGATATTGTGACCTCATCAACTGTGATCGGTTACCTGGTTGGCACCGTGTTGATATCTGCTGCACTGATGAACTTCATCTCTGATGCATATATTAAGCGAACCACTGCTATATTTGTATTTGGCCCCTGTGTGGTCCTG GGTTATATGTTGCTAGCACTGCAAGCTCATTTTCCTTCACTTCATCCTGAAACTTGCGAGATAAAGAAAGAACTAAACAACTGTAAGCCAGCTAAAGGTTGGAACTTGATATTGCTCTACATGAGCTTACTATTGTTCGCTGTTGGTGAGGGCTGCATGCGTTCTTGCATACCATCCCTTGGTGGAGATCAGTTCAGCAATGATGACCCAAAAAAATCACAGCTCAAGAGTATGTTCTTGATCTGGCTCAAGTTTGCAAATTCTCTAGGAGCAATAATTGGCTTGGTCTTCTTGGTGTGGATTGAGAATAACTTGGGTTGGAACATTGGATTTATGATATGTGCTCTTGTTGTTCTTGTAGGGCTGCTTGTGGCAGCCAGTGGAATGCCTTTCTATCGAATGCAGAAGCCTATCGGAAGTCCTCTAACTAGAACATTGGAG GTTCTTGTCATTTCATCAAAGAAGAGGCAAGCCATTGTAGATGTTATGGAGCTGCAAGAAACCGGCAGAGCAGACTGCATCCAAAAATCTGG CATTACTCAAGTTGATGAAACAAAGGCTATCACCCGAATGCTTCCAATCTTTATCAGCTGCTTGGTAATCTACTTGCCATTCACGCTGTTGATGACATTAACCATACAAGTTGGCAGCACAATGGACAGAGGGGTAGGAACAATCCAGATACCTTCTGCCTCTCTCATAGCAATCCCAACAGCATTCCATGTGCTGATGCAGCCATGCTACAGCCAAATCTTGACACCTCTGCTGAGAACAACCATAGGCCACGATTGCAGTATCACCCCACTGCAGCGTATTGGTGCTGGTTCAGTTTGTGGGACAACAGCGGCATGCATCGCCACATTGGTGGAGGTAAAAAGAATGACTATTGTGGAGCAGCACGGGTTAACATTGACAGGAACCGCTGTGCCAATGTCTGTCTTCTGGCTGGTGATCCAGTTCTTCCTGCTAAGTATCATGGATGCAGCATCCTTCGGTGGATTGGTTGAGTTCATCAAGAGTGAGGCGcctccaacaatgaagccgatcgCACCAGCAGTGCAGTCTTTTCTGGCTGGACTGGCTGCCTGGTCATGTTGCGCCTTCATTCAGCTCGTGAACAGAGCGACAAGGCATGGAGACGGCGGTAGAGGATGGCTGGATGGAACAAGCTTCAACAGAACACGCCTTGATCACTTCTTCCTGTTACTGGCAATCTTCGAGCTGGTGGCATTGATCAATTACACTTTCTGGGCCAGGCGATACACGAGGAAGCTGCAACGCGTCAGAACTGTCGGATTAGACGAGGACAACTCAAGAAATTAA
- the LOC112899667 gene encoding protein NRT1/ PTR FAMILY 4.4-like isoform X3, protein MAIGGFVDWRGNPIKRKVHGGVRAAWFMYFLTVATNMVNVPILLNLVTYLRGTMHMGVSGSATTVTNFVGATSGFSLIGAFLSDSYITRSKTILLFGPLEFLGYGLLALQAHVPSLHPPPCNIEAELSNCKEVRGWNATLFYTALYISAFGEGCMRACLPSLGANQFDHEDLSESRQQSSFFNWFTFGISFGGFVGLIFMVWLANYKGWDIGLGLSAILILLGLLVVAAGLPFYRNQVPEGSPLTRILQVLVVAFRNRRFELCEELEEAQESSAERGSTKVLSQTNSLKFLDKACINHGNEGAWSLCSMTKVEETKIVLRMLPLFVSSMIGYVSNPIIFTFTVQQGGMTNTRLGKIHVSPATLFIIPITFQMVMLAIYDRFIVPFLRKRTGYSNGITHLQRIGIGFASMVLASIIAAVVERKRKEDAVQMSLFWLVPQFFLLGVSDVTSFPGLLEFFNSEAPRGMKSIATALFWCEIGLASLLATFLVQVVNRATRHGHKGGWLEGTSLNNSHLDLFYWVVAVVGLLGFVNYLYWAKKYVYHQDPRIIDEPSVDQDSP, encoded by the exons ATGGCGATTGGTGGTTTTGTGGACTGGAGAGGAAACCCCATCAAGAGAAAGGTGCACGGAGGGGTCAGGGCAGCATGGTTTATGTACT TCCTGACAGTTGCAACAAACATGGTGAATGTCCCAATTTTGCTGAATTTAGTCACCTATCTCCGAGGAACAATGCATATGGGAGTATCGGGCTCAGCGACCACAGTCACTAATTTTGTTGGTGCCACATCTGGATTTTCTTTGATAGGAGCTTTCCTCTCAGATTCTTATATCACTCGTTCTAAAACTATACTTCTGTTTGGTCCATTGGAGTTTCTG GGCTATGGATTGCTTGCACTGCAAGCCCACGTTCCATCACTCCATCCACCACCTTGCAACATTGAAGCTGAACTCAGTAACTGCAAAGAGGTCCGTGGCTGGAACGCTACACTATTTTATACAGCCTTGTATATCAGTGCATTTGGTGAAGGTTGCATGCGTGCTTGCTTGCCATCCCTCGGAGCAAATCAGTTTGACCATGAAGATCTCTCTGAGTCCCGCCAACAGTCCAGCTTCTTTAACTGGTTCACCTTTGGGATCTCCTTTGGAGGTTTTGTGGGGCTAATTTTCATGGTGTGGCTTGCGAACTACAAGGGGTGGGACATAGGACTTGGCTTGTCTGCCATCCTAATTCTGCTTGGGTTGCTTGTGGTCGCAGCTGGCCTCCCTTTCTACCGCAACCAAGTACCTGAAGGAAGCCCTCTAACTCGAATCCTGCAG GTTCTTGTGGTTGCATTCAGAAACAGGAGGTTTGAGCTGTGTGAGGAGCTGGAAGAAGCACAGGAAAGCAGTGCTGAGCGAGGCTCTACTAAAGTACTCTCCCAAACAAATAGCCTCAA ATTCCTCGATAAAGCCTGCATTAACCATGGCAATGAAGGAGCCTGGTCACTCTGCAGTATGACGAAGGTGGAAGAGACAAAGATTGTGCTCCGAATGCTTCCTCTGTTTGTCagctccatgattggatatgTATCGAACCCTATCATCTTCACATTCACCGTGCAGCAAGGTGGCATGACAAACACAAGGCTGGGCAAGATCCATGTTTCCCCTGCAACACTCTTCATCATTCCCATCACATTCCAAATGGTAATGCTTGCAATCTATGACCGGTTCATAGTGCCATTCTTGCGCAAGCGCACAGGCTATTCCAATGGCATCACTCATTTGCAGCGGATTGGAATAGGCTTTGCCTCCATGGTTCTTGCATCGATAATCGCAGCAGTTGttgagagaaagagaaaggaagATGCAGTGCAGATGTCCCTGTTCTGGCTTGTGCCTCAGTTCTTCCTTCTGGGCGTATCGGATGTCACGTCATTTCCTGGGCTCCTTGAGTTCTTCAACAGTGAGGCGCCTCGGGGCATGAAGTCCATCGCAACAGCATTGTTCTGGTGTGAGATAGGTCTTGCATCGTTGCTGGCCACCTTCCTGGTGCAAGTGGTGAACAGAGCCACGAGGCATGGGCACAAGGGAGGGTGGCTCGAGGGAACGAGCTTGAACAACAGCCATCTTGACCTGTTCTACTGGGTTGTGGCTGTTGTTGGATTACTTGGATTCGTTAACTACCTGTACTGGGCAAAGAAGTATGTCTACCATCAGGATCCACGCATCATCGATGAGCCATCGGTTGATCAAGATTCACCTTAA